A stretch of Aedes aegypti strain LVP_AGWG chromosome 2, AaegL5.0 Primary Assembly, whole genome shotgun sequence DNA encodes these proteins:
- the LOC110675723 gene encoding cuticle protein 38-like: MFAKLFFVATLAIASAAPKPGFVGAPVAYSAPLVAAPAAVAPAVAYTAGYANVGDSAVVTSHNSQVINPAYAAYTAAAPLAYAAAAAPAFAPYAAPYAAPYAAAPYAAPYAAPYAAGFAAPYAAAPLAYTAPLAAKYVL; the protein is encoded by the exons atgttcgcCAAATTG TTCTTCGTTGCCACTCTGGCCATCGCTAGCGCCGCCCCCAAGCCAGGATTCGTGGGTGCCCCTGTGGCCTACTCGGCTCCACTGGTGGCCGCTCCAGCTGCTGTTGCCCCTGCCGTAGCCTACACCGCCGGATACGCTAACGTAGGAGATTCCGCCGTTGTCACCTCGCACAACTCCCAGGTTATCAACCCAGCTTACGCTGCCTACACTGCTGCTGCTCCACTGGCCTATGCCGCTGCTGCTGCTCCAGCTTTCGCTCCCTATGCCGCTCCTTACGCTGCTCCTTATGCTGCCGCTCCTTATGCTGCCCCATATGCTGCCCCGTATGCTGCTGGATTCGCCGCTCCTTATGCTGCCGCACCTCTGGCCTACACCGCTCCACTGGCGGCCAAGTATGTGCTGTAA